In a genomic window of Zingiber officinale cultivar Zhangliang chromosome 9B, Zo_v1.1, whole genome shotgun sequence:
- the LOC122024802 gene encoding pathogenesis-related protein 1-like: MTLSFLLALVCAAAVALAAAPAVVAQNSPQDYVNAHNTARANVGEGLPPVSWDRRVARYAQDYANKRARDCQLVHSGGPYGENIFLGSGRAYTAADAVRAWVAERRYYDYYSNTCATGQVCGHYTQVVWRSSTVIGCGRVLCYSGAIFIICNYDPPGNVDGERPYNYNNNDEYLIRINKA, encoded by the coding sequence ATGACGTTATCATTCCTGCTAGCGTTGGTGTGCGCCGCCGCGGTGGCTCTGGCGGCTGCGCCGGCGGTCGTGGCGCAGAACTCGCCTCAGGACTACGTGAACGCCCACAACACGGCGCGCGCGAACGTCGGCGAGGGACTGCCGCCGGTGTCGTGGGACAGGCGCGTGGCGAGGTACGCGCAGGACTACGCGAACAAGCGGGCCAGGGACTGCCAGCTGGTGCACTCAGGCGGGCCCTACGGCGAGAACATCTTCTTGGGATCCGGCCGCGCCTACACGGCGGCGGACGCCGTGAGGGCCTGGGTGGCGGAGCGGCGGTACTACGACTACTACAGCAACACCTGCGCCACCGGTCAGGTGTGCGGCCACTACACGCAAGTGGTGTGGCGGTCGTCGACGGTGATCGGCTGCGGACGCGTCCTGTGCTACAGCGGCGCCATCTTCATCATCTGCAACTACGATCCCCCCGGCAACGTCGACGGCGAAAGACCGTATAATTACAATAATAATGATGAATACTTGATAAGAATAAATAAGGCCTAG